The DNA segment GATCAGTCATGATCTTGCCGTTGTCGCTAGTGTCTGCGAGCGCATCCAGGTCATGTACGGCGGCGTGATCGTAGAATCGGGCCCTACCCATGAGTTGCTGCGTGCACCACAGCACCCCTACACTCGCGCCCTCTTGGCTACCTCGCGGGGGATTGAGGACCTTGACCAAGAACTATTCGGGCAACTTCCGACGATCCCAGGAGTCGTTGCAGAGGCCGGTCGATTCCCTCAGGGTTGTACCTTTCGCGGCCGATGCGAACGTGAATCGGAACGCTGTCGCTCTGCGCCGTCGGCTGAGGGCACCCAACACCAGGTACGGTGCTGGCATCCCTACGGGATAAAAAGTTAAGTGTCAAGCGCGCCCGCCACCCCATCAGCACTCTTCGCGCTTCATCAAGTCAGCCGGATCTACGGTGGAAGTCGCCGCAACGTTGTCGCTCTCGATGGCCTCAACCTAACCATCCACACGGGGGAACGTGTGGGAATCGTGGGTGAGTCCGGGTCAGGCAAAACGACACTCGCGCGGCTCCTGGTAGCTCTCGATACGCCAAGCTCCGGTGAGCTCCTCTTCATGGGTCAACCACTCCCTGCAAAAGGAGAGCCGCTGCTCAACTTCCGCCAACAGGTGCAGATCGTCTTCCAAGATCCTTTTGGTTCCCTGGATCCGCGCCTCTCTATCGGTGCTTCGATCGAGGAACCGCTGCGGGCTCTCCGTTTGGCTGGCGATCCGCACCTGCGAGTGCAAGAGCTCCTGCGGGCTGTTGGACTCACTCCCAATACCGAGACGCTCTATCCCCATCAGCTCTCCGGAGGACAGCGCCAGCGGGTCGCCATCGCGCGGGCTCTCGCTCCACGACCATCGGTGCTCATCGCCGACGAAGCTGTCTCGGCCCTCGACGTCTCGGTTCGAGCTCAAGTTCTTAATCTCATCGCCAACCTCGTTGCTGAGCTCGGTTTGACGCTGGTATTCATCTCCCATGACCTAGCGGTCATTCGCCACATCTGTTCACGAGTAGTCGTCCTCTATCGGGGAAAACTGGTCGAAGAGAATACCACCGAGATGCTCTTCACACACCCACAGCACCCATATACCCGAGAGTTACTGGCGTCAATACCGCGATTGCCCGAATGATCGCACCTGCCTGGGATGCTCGAAGGCAGTAGACTGCCCAACAGTGTCGTATCTCCCCTTCAACAGTGCCACGTCTCCCAAGGTGGCACTCGTCACTGGTGCCAACGGTGGCTTAGGTCGGTGGTGTAGCCTTGGACTTGCCCAGCGCGGCTCCGTGGTGATCCTCGGCTGCCGGAGTGCTCAACGCGGACAAGCAGCTATCGATTGGATTCACCAACGAGTACCAGCGGCTCATCTCGAACTACTCACGATGGACCTAGCGAACCTTTCGTCAGTTCAAGAGGCGGCGCAGGAGCTCGCCGAACGTCACGACGTCCTTGACGTCCTCGTCAACAACGCAGGGGTCATGATGCTGCCTAGAGCGATGACGGTGGATGGATTTGAGCAACAGTTTGGAATCAACTACCTTGCCCACTACGCCCTGACTGCCCAACTGTTCGAGCGGCTGCTGGCAAGCGAGACCCCAAGGGTCGTCTCGGTCGCGAGTTTGGTAGCGAATCATGGGAGCGTTCAGCTCGACGATCTCCAAGGACTCACCCATTATGG comes from the Ferrimicrobium sp. genome and includes:
- a CDS encoding ABC transporter ATP-binding protein, with translation MSSAPATPSALFALHQVSRIYGGSRRNVVALDGLNLTIHTGERVGIVGESGSGKTTLARLLVALDTPSSGELLFMGQPLPAKGEPLLNFRQQVQIVFQDPFGSLDPRLSIGASIEEPLRALRLAGDPHLRVQELLRAVGLTPNTETLYPHQLSGGQRQRVAIARALAPRPSVLIADEAVSALDVSVRAQVLNLIANLVAELGLTLVFISHDLAVIRHICSRVVVLYRGKLVEENTTEMLFTHPQHPYTRELLASIPRLPE
- a CDS encoding oxidoreductase gives rise to the protein MSYLPFNSATSPKVALVTGANGGLGRWCSLGLAQRGSVVILGCRSAQRGQAAIDWIHQRVPAAHLELLTMDLANLSSVQEAAQELAERHDVLDVLVNNAGVMMLPRAMTVDGFEQQFGINYLAHYALTAQLFERLLASETPRVVSVASLVANHGSVQLDDLQGLTHYGRSRAYAQSKLANLLFGKELARRAAAKGLSLTSVIAHPGFANTGLQRRTGRANLGRVGEVAMIGANLLFAQSAERGAIPLIRAATDFTLDNGTYLGPDGLKELWGRKAAPAHVPKAALDEELARELWEISATLSGVSFPL